The following proteins are encoded in a genomic region of Chloracidobacterium sp.:
- a CDS encoding endonuclease domain-containing protein — protein MSYKRHPDDINNLPHLAEFRKELRSSMTHAEASLWNMLKNSQFEGRKFRRQHSVGNYILDFYCPAERLAIELDGSKHFSGKGQAYDRERTKYLESQDIRVLRFENERIFHDRDWVADMIRDNFRFGPKPPTRVYGRGKHYNKTNS, from the coding sequence ATGTCTTACAAGCGACATCCGGACGACATTAATAATCTGCCGCATCTTGCCGAGTTTCGTAAAGAATTACGCAGTTCGATGACGCACGCCGAAGCCTCACTTTGGAATATGCTCAAGAACTCTCAATTTGAGGGTAGAAAGTTCCGGCGCCAACATAGCGTCGGCAATTACATACTCGATTTCTATTGTCCTGCAGAGAGACTCGCGATCGAATTAGACGGTTCGAAGCACTTTTCCGGCAAAGGACAGGCCTATGACCGTGAACGGACAAAATATCTGGAATCGCAAGATATCCGCGTTCTCAGATTTGAGAACGAACGAATTTTCCACGATCGTGACTGGGTCGCCGACATGATCCGCGACAATTTTCGCTTCGGGCCGAAGCCACCGACCAGAGTTTACGGCCGAGGAAAACATTACAACAAAACAAACTCCTAA
- the def gene encoding peptide deformylase, which yields MSVRRIVHYPEPVLLEVGKPVAAEAFDSGLRVLVEDMFETMASARGVGLAAPQVGVSKRLFVMDTPEDDDNERVRKVLINPTIIHQEGEQIGDEGCLSFPGLYQLVQREMRVIVRALDINGEEFEADMRGLAARCILHETDHCDGIVFLDRMSPLKRQLAKRRIKKLQETGEWQ from the coding sequence ATGTCGGTGCGGCGAATTGTTCATTATCCGGAGCCTGTTTTGCTGGAGGTTGGAAAACCTGTCGCGGCTGAGGCGTTCGATAGTGGGCTGCGCGTGCTTGTAGAGGATATGTTCGAGACGATGGCGAGCGCACGCGGCGTGGGTTTGGCAGCTCCGCAGGTTGGTGTTTCGAAGCGTCTCTTTGTAATGGATACGCCCGAAGATGACGACAACGAACGCGTACGAAAAGTGTTGATAAACCCGACGATCATTCATCAGGAGGGCGAACAGATCGGCGATGAGGGATGTTTATCATTTCCGGGGCTGTATCAGCTCGTGCAGCGGGAGATGCGTGTCATCGTAAGGGCGCTCGATATCAACGGCGAGGAGTTCGAGGCTGATATGCGGGGACTTGCGGCACGGTGCATTTTGCACGAGACCGATCATTGCGACGGCATTGTTTTCCTTGATCGAATGTCTCCCTTGAAACGCCAACTCGCAAAGCGTAGAATCAAGAAACTTCAGGAAACCGGCGAATGGCAATAA
- the pruA gene encoding L-glutamate gamma-semialdehyde dehydrogenase, whose translation MNTQRQTDDFRNEPFTDFKNEANKAAFETALEKVRGDLGREYPIIIGGEKITLESQFRSVDPADHSRVVGIFPEGDTDVSLVGKAIDAATEAFKSWSRTSPAERAALLFRVADLMRQRKHELSAWMVFEVAKTWAEADGDTAEAIDFCEFYGREMLRWASDQPVTPYSGEDNRFTYVPLGVGAIIPPWNFPLAIMCGMTMAAVVTGNTTVLKPSSDSPTIAAKFMEILEEAGCPAGVVNFISGSAATGEAMVTDPRTRFISFTGSKGVGLHINEEAAKTRPGQIWIKRVVAEMGGKDAIVVADDADLDSAADGVVAAAFGFQGQKCSACSRLIVDEKVHDELLEKVIERTNKLIIGDPGSPETNVAAVINKRSFDKTLGYIEKAVAEGGTVVAGGTGDDSKGFFVNPTVIDGVNAGATIEQEEVFAPVLAVVKARDYDHALEIANGTEFGLTGSVYSASQERLEQARRDFHVGNLYLNRKCTGALVGVHPFGGFNMSGTDSKAGGREYLLQFMQGKSVSQKI comes from the coding sequence ATGAATACACAAAGACAGACAGATGACTTTCGCAATGAGCCGTTCACGGATTTTAAGAATGAGGCGAATAAGGCGGCTTTCGAGACGGCATTGGAAAAGGTTCGGGGCGATCTTGGCCGTGAGTATCCGATCATTATCGGCGGTGAAAAGATCACGCTGGAAAGTCAGTTCAGAAGTGTTGACCCTGCGGATCATTCGAGGGTCGTCGGGATCTTTCCTGAGGGAGATACCGATGTTTCATTGGTCGGAAAAGCCATTGACGCAGCTACGGAAGCGTTCAAGTCTTGGAGCAGAACGTCGCCGGCAGAACGCGCAGCATTGCTGTTCCGAGTTGCGGACCTTATGCGGCAACGAAAACACGAATTATCAGCTTGGATGGTCTTTGAGGTCGCAAAAACCTGGGCTGAGGCCGATGGCGATACCGCCGAAGCCATCGATTTCTGTGAATTTTACGGCCGTGAAATGCTCCGTTGGGCATCTGATCAGCCCGTAACGCCATATTCAGGTGAGGATAATCGTTTTACGTACGTTCCCCTTGGCGTCGGAGCGATAATTCCGCCGTGGAATTTTCCACTTGCGATAATGTGCGGTATGACAATGGCAGCGGTCGTAACGGGAAACACAACCGTTCTTAAGCCTTCTTCTGATTCACCGACCATTGCCGCTAAATTTATGGAGATCCTCGAAGAAGCAGGATGTCCGGCAGGCGTTGTTAATTTTATCAGCGGCAGTGCGGCAACCGGCGAAGCAATGGTCACGGATCCGAGAACACGGTTCATCTCATTCACCGGATCGAAAGGTGTCGGTTTGCATATAAACGAAGAAGCCGCCAAGACACGGCCCGGCCAGATCTGGATCAAGCGTGTTGTTGCCGAAATGGGCGGCAAGGACGCTATCGTTGTAGCTGATGATGCTGACCTTGATTCGGCGGCTGACGGCGTGGTTGCAGCGGCATTCGGCTTCCAGGGGCAAAAGTGCTCGGCGTGTTCACGTCTTATCGTTGATGAGAAGGTGCATGACGAACTGCTCGAAAAGGTGATCGAGAGGACGAACAAACTGATCATCGGCGATCCGGGTTCGCCGGAAACAAATGTCGCCGCCGTTATCAACAAACGTTCATTTGATAAGACGCTCGGTTACATTGAAAAGGCTGTTGCCGAAGGCGGAACTGTGGTAGCCGGCGGTACCGGCGACGATTCAAAGGGCTTTTTCGTCAATCCGACCGTTATTGACGGCGTGAATGCCGGCGCGACGATCGAGCAGGAAGAGGTGTTTGCTCCCGTTCTCGCTGTCGTGAAGGCTCGCGACTACGATCATGCTCTGGAGATCGCGAACGGTACGGAATTCGGCCTGACCGGATCGGTTTATTCGGCGTCGCAGGAGCGGCTCGAACAGGCCCGCCGCGATTTCCACGTCGGCAATCTGTATCTTAACCGTAAATGCACGGGCGCGCTGGTGGGTGTTCATCCTTTCGGCGGTTTTAATATGAGCGGTACCGATTCTAAGGCCGGCGGCCGCGAATACCTGCTCCAATTCATGCAGGGTAAATCGGTAAGTCAGAAAATTTAA
- a CDS encoding alkaline phosphatase, with amino-acid sequence MRSKTVALTLLCAMLVPTFGQTVREPYPVKRPESVDTWRADGLAAIERAKAEKPNKKRAKNVILFVGDGMGISTLTAARIFEGQRRGESGEENRLSFENFPYSALSKTYNTNQQTSDSAPTMSAIITGVKTDEGILSVDQRVVRGDYSSVAGHETKTLLEMAEENGMSTGIVSTARVTHATPGACYAHTADRNWESDADIKKRSKAAYEAGFPDIAAQLLAFKYGDGIDVVLGGGRSKFLRQDQADPEYPEKRGERLDGRDLAAEWQKKYRDSAYVWDKKGFDAIDTAKTKHLLGLFEPGYMQYESERKEDRAGEPSLAEMAAKAVDILSYNKKGYFLMVEGGRIDHGHHDGNAYRALSETVALSDAVRTVSQKVNLNETLIVVTADHSHTMVIQGYPARGNDILGLVREVGPDGSLRPSYKKDKLGLPYTTLSYANGKGYQGASDTQPEGPKKCCGEAKSFEPLKNGRRDLTNVDTTDKDYLQEAMIPLSGETHGGEDVAVFAVGPNAYLFRGSMEQNWIFYVMADALRLGNR; translated from the coding sequence ATGAGATCAAAGACGGTTGCACTTACCCTTTTGTGCGCAATGTTGGTTCCAACATTCGGCCAAACCGTACGGGAACCATATCCCGTAAAGCGGCCGGAAAGTGTTGATACATGGCGTGCGGACGGCCTTGCGGCGATCGAGCGTGCAAAGGCCGAAAAACCGAATAAGAAACGGGCAAAGAACGTCATTCTTTTTGTCGGTGACGGTATGGGCATTTCTACACTGACGGCCGCTCGTATCTTTGAAGGACAACGCCGCGGCGAAAGCGGCGAAGAGAACAGGCTTAGCTTTGAGAACTTTCCCTATTCGGCTCTCTCAAAGACATACAATACTAACCAGCAGACCTCGGATTCGGCGCCTACCATGAGTGCGATCATCACCGGCGTTAAGACCGACGAAGGCATTCTGTCGGTCGATCAGCGCGTCGTTCGCGGCGACTATTCGTCGGTGGCGGGCCACGAAACAAAGACACTCCTTGAAATGGCTGAAGAGAACGGAATGTCAACCGGCATCGTATCGACAGCACGCGTTACACACGCAACGCCCGGAGCATGCTACGCACACACGGCCGATCGTAACTGGGAGTCCGATGCTGATATCAAAAAGCGCAGCAAGGCGGCTTACGAAGCGGGATTTCCTGATATCGCCGCGCAGCTGTTGGCTTTCAAGTATGGTGACGGCATCGACGTTGTGCTTGGCGGCGGCAGGTCGAAGTTCCTGCGGCAGGATCAGGCAGACCCGGAATACCCCGAAAAGCGCGGCGAACGGCTCGACGGACGCGATCTCGCGGCCGAGTGGCAAAAGAAATATCGCGATTCGGCATACGTCTGGGACAAGAAAGGCTTTGATGCGATAGACACCGCAAAGACAAAGCATTTGCTCGGACTTTTTGAACCCGGCTATATGCAGTATGAGTCTGAGAGGAAGGAAGATCGTGCCGGGGAGCCGTCGCTGGCAGAGATGGCAGCAAAAGCAGTTGATATACTCTCTTACAATAAAAAAGGGTATTTCTTGATGGTCGAAGGCGGCCGGATCGATCACGGTCACCATGACGGCAACGCGTATCGTGCCCTTTCCGAAACTGTCGCGCTTTCAGACGCAGTTCGTACGGTTTCTCAAAAGGTAAACCTTAATGAGACCCTGATCGTCGTAACCGCAGATCATAGCCATACTATGGTGATCCAAGGCTATCCGGCACGCGGCAATGACATTCTTGGCCTTGTTCGTGAAGTTGGGCCCGATGGCTCGCTGCGGCCGAGTTATAAAAAGGACAAACTAGGCCTTCCGTACACAACGCTCAGCTATGCCAACGGAAAGGGTTACCAAGGTGCGTCCGACACCCAGCCCGAAGGCCCGAAGAAATGCTGCGGTGAAGCGAAGTCATTCGAACCGTTGAAGAACGGCAGACGCGATCTGACCAACGTCGATACTACTGACAAGGATTACCTTCAGGAAGCAATGATCCCGCTCAGCGGCGAGACCCACGGCGGTGAGGACGTTGCTGTCTTTGCGGTCGGGCCTAACGCTTATTTGTTCCGCGGCTCGATGGAGCAAAATTGGATCTTTTACGTGATGGCCGACGCGTTGCGGTTGGGGAACAGATGA
- a CDS encoding methionyl-tRNA formyltransferase, whose protein sequence is MKIVFMGTPPAAVTSLEALLASGHDICAVYTQPDRPAGRGGRLTPSAVKVYAVEHGLAIHQPEKLRAEAETERFRSVDADVAVVVAYGRILPIEYLTAFAKGAINVHFSLLPKYRGAAPVNWAIVNGDRVTGVTTMRMDTGLDTGDILMQRETDIGPEENAIELMDRLAMTGSQLLLDTLNRLDILKPTPQDNAKATIAPIMKKSDGQIDWNFSAKAIFDRIRGFQPFPGSFSMLNGRRVKLFRSEICDVGNEASPGTILAADGEDLIVKCGGNTAIRVLELQMEGRKRGGVREFINGHLIERGMRFGG, encoded by the coding sequence ATGAAGATCGTTTTTATGGGTACGCCGCCGGCGGCAGTAACTTCTTTGGAGGCGTTGCTGGCGAGCGGACATGATATTTGCGCGGTTTACACGCAACCGGACAGGCCGGCCGGAAGAGGCGGCCGTTTAACGCCTTCTGCGGTGAAAGTGTACGCAGTTGAGCACGGCCTTGCGATACACCAACCCGAAAAACTCCGCGCGGAAGCTGAGACCGAGCGTTTCCGTTCAGTTGACGCGGATGTTGCAGTTGTCGTAGCTTACGGCAGGATCTTGCCGATCGAATATCTAACTGCGTTCGCGAAAGGTGCAATAAACGTACATTTTTCGCTGCTGCCGAAGTATCGGGGTGCCGCGCCGGTAAATTGGGCGATCGTGAACGGAGATCGTGTTACAGGCGTTACTACAATGCGTATGGATACCGGCCTTGATACCGGCGATATTCTGATGCAGCGGGAAACAGACATCGGACCGGAGGAAAATGCGATCGAATTGATGGATCGGCTCGCAATGACAGGCAGTCAACTGCTTTTAGACACACTTAACCGGCTTGATATTCTTAAGCCGACGCCGCAGGATAATGCAAAGGCAACGATTGCTCCGATAATGAAAAAGTCGGACGGGCAGATCGATTGGAATTTTTCTGCAAAGGCGATTTTTGACCGCATTCGCGGTTTTCAACCGTTCCCGGGATCGTTCTCGATGCTCAACGGCCGTCGCGTAAAGCTTTTTAGGTCGGAGATCTGCGATGTAGGAAACGAGGCTTCACCGGGAACGATCTTGGCCGCGGACGGCGAAGATCTGATCGTGAAGTGCGGCGGAAATACCGCGATCAGGGTTTTAGAGCTTCAGATGGAAGGAAGAAAACGGGGCGGTGTGCGCGAATTCATCAACGGACACCTTATAGAGCGAGGCATGCGCTTCGGCGGCTGA
- the rsmB gene encoding 16S rRNA (cytosine(967)-C(5))-methyltransferase RsmB, protein MDARLAAFKVLFAVETKGALSSGSLAEIEPKLSERDRGLCHEIVLGTLRRQLELDRIIDKLVAGKRLDMEVRIVLRLGLYQLRHLDRIPAHSAVNESVKLIRQLKRSSAAGLVNAILRRYERERTSPQPDDAIDRIVLETSHPRELIERWTANFGRETAAAIARANNEKPHLTFRAANRAVAADRQLIEKYQRVEGVQGAAIAVRYDALLNRLADEGKIYFQDAGSQLVANAISLRDGGRFLDVCASPGSKCTAIAIRFPRHAIVAGDRSQRRTELLKNAAVSQRCRNIDIVRYDAERPLPFAAASFDVVLVDAPCTGTGTIRHNPELRYRITTDEIVRHSLRQLRILQNSSQLVKENGLLIYSTCSIEPEENEGVAAEFLSNSREMQAVTLDIDARFRCDDGFYRTRPDRDDMDGFFIAGFQRSKIIAEQVFS, encoded by the coding sequence TTGGACGCGCGACTGGCCGCATTCAAGGTACTTTTTGCCGTCGAGACAAAAGGGGCTCTTTCATCAGGATCTCTGGCGGAGATCGAACCGAAACTTTCCGAGAGGGATCGCGGACTTTGCCATGAGATTGTTCTGGGAACGCTGCGGCGGCAGCTAGAACTTGACCGCATCATCGATAAGCTGGTTGCAGGCAAACGGCTCGACATGGAAGTGCGGATCGTCCTTCGGCTCGGGCTCTATCAACTTAGACACCTTGACCGTATCCCCGCACATTCTGCGGTCAACGAGAGCGTGAAGCTTATAAGACAGTTGAAAAGATCTTCCGCTGCCGGCCTGGTTAACGCGATACTCCGCCGCTATGAGCGAGAACGAACTTCACCGCAGCCTGATGACGCGATAGATCGTATCGTCTTGGAAACATCACACCCTCGTGAGCTGATCGAGCGTTGGACGGCGAATTTCGGCCGCGAGACGGCCGCGGCCATTGCACGGGCGAACAACGAAAAACCGCATCTTACCTTCCGGGCCGCAAATCGCGCCGTTGCAGCAGATCGGCAGCTGATCGAAAAGTATCAGCGGGTTGAAGGCGTTCAAGGTGCGGCGATCGCGGTACGTTATGACGCCCTTCTCAACCGTCTGGCGGACGAAGGTAAGATATATTTTCAGGATGCCGGCTCTCAATTGGTAGCAAACGCGATATCACTTCGGGACGGCGGCCGTTTCTTGGATGTTTGTGCTTCGCCCGGAAGTAAATGCACGGCGATAGCGATACGTTTTCCGCGTCATGCGATCGTTGCCGGCGATCGATCGCAACGGCGTACTGAACTGCTGAAAAACGCTGCTGTAAGCCAGCGATGCCGCAATATCGACATCGTACGATACGATGCTGAACGGCCTCTGCCGTTCGCGGCCGCGTCTTTTGATGTAGTGCTTGTAGATGCTCCGTGTACGGGAACGGGAACGATACGGCACAATCCGGAACTCCGCTACCGTATTACGACCGATGAGATCGTGCGCCATTCATTAAGGCAACTCAGGATACTGCAAAACTCGTCTCAGTTGGTGAAGGAGAATGGCCTTTTGATCTATTCGACGTGCTCGATCGAACCTGAAGAGAATGAAGGTGTTGCCGCTGAGTTTCTTTCAAACTCGCGTGAAATGCAGGCGGTCACGCTCGACATCGACGCAAGATTCCGCTGTGATGATGGCTTCTATCGCACCAGGCCCGATCGGGACGATATGGACGGTTTCTTCATTGCCGGCTTTCAGAGGTCAAAAATCATTGCGGAGCAGGTGTTTAGTTAG
- a CDS encoding PASTA domain-containing protein: MSFFKKGTAALGRLVAVGVLLAVFLAGMMSVMYFSLQGSEIKVPEITGKSFGESENELASLGLKIKKRADRVTNDPPNTIIEQLPKPGETVKTGQMILVVTSRPPASGETAPTVIKGSEDDTEKIEEMITDKPKKPKTNTNTNRKKADTTRDVNAAPSDTDTKSSSNSSADASNSNKAAHEPADKSKKETQPPVKPPAAKPSDEKPKSQSRPHR, encoded by the coding sequence ATGAGTTTTTTTAAGAAAGGCACTGCTGCATTGGGTAGGCTGGTAGCTGTAGGTGTTCTGCTTGCCGTCTTCCTTGCTGGGATGATGAGCGTAATGTATTTCTCGCTTCAGGGAAGTGAGATCAAGGTGCCTGAGATCACCGGAAAGTCGTTTGGTGAGAGTGAGAACGAACTCGCTTCACTCGGCCTCAAGATCAAAAAACGGGCCGATCGTGTAACGAATGACCCTCCGAATACTATCATTGAACAGCTCCCGAAACCCGGCGAAACCGTCAAAACAGGGCAGATGATCCTGGTTGTAACAAGCCGGCCGCCTGCGAGCGGCGAGACCGCACCTACGGTAATAAAAGGCAGCGAAGACGACACGGAAAAGATCGAGGAGATGATCACCGATAAGCCGAAGAAACCGAAGACGAACACCAACACGAACCGGAAAAAGGCGGATACGACACGCGATGTGAATGCCGCTCCGTCCGATACGGACACCAAATCGAGCAGCAATTCCTCCGCGGATGCTTCGAACAGCAATAAGGCTGCACATGAGCCTGCTGATAAATCAAAAAAGGAAACACAACCGCCGGTAAAACCGCCGGCGGCGAAACCTTCTGACGAGAAGCCGAAAAGCCAGTCGAGGCCGCACCGCTAA
- a CDS encoding ribulose-phosphate 3-epimerase — MSAGFELAPSLLSADFSRLGEEIVSVEAAGVSLLHVDVMDGRFVPNITIGLPVVRSLRAITASRIDTHLMIVEPGRYAAEFAAAGADMVSVHVEADPHLQRTLTSIREAGAKAGVAINPATPLSALDEVLCYADFVLLMSVNPGFGGQRFIGPVLDKLRRLRQMIDERGLGVRIEIDGGIDEANIREVVLSGAEIIVAGSAVFGQKDRAAAVKGLIDKGTRWV; from the coding sequence ATATCCGCCGGTTTCGAACTGGCGCCTTCGTTGTTGTCCGCAGATTTCTCGCGTCTCGGCGAGGAGATCGTCTCAGTTGAGGCAGCAGGTGTATCGCTGCTTCATGTGGATGTAATGGATGGACGGTTCGTGCCCAATATCACGATCGGGCTTCCTGTGGTCCGCTCCCTGCGTGCGATCACAGCCTCGCGCATCGATACGCATCTTATGATCGTTGAGCCCGGCAGATACGCGGCAGAGTTCGCCGCCGCCGGCGCTGATATGGTCTCGGTCCATGTCGAGGCCGATCCCCACCTTCAACGCACGCTTACATCCATTCGCGAAGCGGGTGCAAAGGCAGGCGTTGCTATCAATCCGGCGACCCCGCTAAGCGCGCTGGACGAAGTCTTATGCTATGCGGATTTTGTCCTGCTGATGTCGGTAAATCCGGGTTTCGGAGGCCAGCGGTTCATCGGCCCGGTCTTAGATAAGCTACGGCGGCTGCGGCAAATGATCGATGAACGCGGACTCGGAGTCAGGATCGAGATCGACGGCGGCATTGATGAAGCGAATATTCGAGAGGTTGTTCTGAGCGGTGCTGAAATTATCGTTGCGGGTTCAGCTGTTTTCGGTCAGAAGGATCGTGCTGCGGCGGTGAAGGGGTTAATTGATAAGGGTACTCGCTGGGTCTGA
- the bamD gene encoding outer membrane protein assembly factor BamD: MHRSFFRGSIVILAVCFLAAGVAFAQKGDGTALQRLTVMSDKLSGIRRSLESSVSALKAENKASGTKDDKSPDSPIARAESLDKDASRLQGDVSKVYGRVDRGDKYDRTDIDSLEEAVAELQARVDKFQMETASARATVDNGVGKPREKKKKKKFLGIFGKGGNDEYDELIGTVSPGRDKELFITATREVRKKNYDVGRLLFQTIITTYPDSAYLPMSKLAIADSFFLEGSTSNLIQAIASYQDWLTFFPTHPLADRVVLKIAEAEMRQIGLPDRDATHAKRAEARLKALLQQYPNSILKADAEKRLDEVQDNLGLHNLLIANYYYTLAVDQKKGGLKGAQSRFREILDKYPNFKFMDEVLFKTAVTYQIEEETDQAVRYYQRIVSDYPNSDYVGKAKEQLEIMGATVPPANPERENVMPPEDASFFQNFKNQLFGIYPLTIDKDGVLMTRDFEKGTFEMIDQIIDNQGDIQANQIPQALTTVIARPTASQPKQNVPVGPQGVPLKND, from the coding sequence ATGCACAGATCATTCTTTAGGGGATCTATTGTTATTCTGGCCGTTTGTTTTCTCGCGGCCGGCGTTGCGTTCGCGCAAAAGGGCGACGGAACGGCTTTGCAGCGGCTTACGGTAATGTCCGATAAGTTGTCGGGCATTCGACGCTCGCTCGAAAGCTCCGTATCGGCGTTAAAGGCCGAAAATAAGGCTTCCGGTACCAAAGACGATAAATCGCCGGACTCGCCCATAGCACGCGCAGAGAGTCTGGACAAGGACGCTTCGCGGCTGCAGGGCGACGTTTCGAAGGTTTACGGCCGAGTTGACCGCGGCGATAAATACGATCGGACCGATATTGATTCGCTAGAAGAAGCGGTTGCAGAACTCCAGGCTCGTGTGGACAAGTTCCAAATGGAGACGGCCTCGGCGCGCGCAACCGTTGATAACGGAGTGGGAAAGCCGCGTGAAAAGAAGAAGAAAAAGAAATTTCTGGGCATATTCGGCAAGGGCGGAAACGATGAGTATGACGAACTGATCGGAACCGTTTCACCCGGACGAGACAAAGAATTGTTCATCACAGCAACACGCGAGGTCCGTAAGAAGAATTATGACGTCGGCCGCTTGCTGTTTCAGACGATCATTACGACCTATCCCGATTCGGCGTATCTGCCGATGTCAAAGCTGGCCATTGCGGATTCATTCTTTTTGGAGGGTTCGACAAGCAATCTAATTCAAGCGATCGCGTCATATCAGGATTGGCTCACCTTCTTTCCGACACATCCGCTTGCCGATCGCGTTGTCTTGAAGATTGCAGAGGCCGAAATGCGGCAGATCGGCTTGCCTGACCGTGATGCGACCCACGCAAAGCGTGCGGAAGCCCGTCTGAAGGCTTTGCTTCAGCAGTATCCGAACTCGATCCTCAAGGCTGACGCTGAAAAGCGGCTCGATGAGGTGCAGGACAATTTAGGCCTGCACAACCTGCTTATTGCGAACTATTATTACACGCTTGCCGTCGATCAAAAGAAGGGCGGGCTGAAGGGAGCACAGTCGCGGTTTCGCGAGATCCTCGATAAGTATCCGAACTTCAAGTTCATGGATGAGGTGCTCTTCAAAACGGCAGTTACATATCAGATCGAAGAAGAGACGGACCAAGCTGTTCGCTATTATCAGCGCATCGTCAGCGACTATCCGAACAGCGATTATGTCGGCAAGGCAAAGGAACAGCTCGAGATCATGGGCGCAACGGTGCCGCCGGCCAATCCTGAGCGCGAGAACGTGATGCCTCCTGAAGATGCCTCGTTCTTTCAGAATTTCAAGAATCAGTTATTCGGGATCTATCCGCTCACCATTGATAAGGACGGCGTTCTGATGACCAGGGATTTTGAAAAGGGAACCTTCGAGATGATCGATCAGATAATTGATAATCAAGGCGACATCCAAGCCAATCAGATCCCGCAGGCACTGACGACGGTTATTGCAAGGCCAACTGCCTCGCAGCCGAAACAGAATGTGCCTGTCGGCCCGCAAGGTGTTCCGCTCAAAAACGACTGA
- a CDS encoding M48 family metalloprotease produces MLRNYTRKITAVAPLALALLCFQAAPLRSVAAQDTPGKQPQTSETDPKEKKKSKKEANDKTAATANTSRALSVKDDPSMIGKRNINSGSDKFFGWLGGSKDKEMAIGRQLALQVEQQAKILDDPVITEYVNRIGQNIVLHSDAKVPFTIKVIDSDEVNAFALPGGFFFVNKGLILAADNEAELAGVMAHEIAHVCARHAMENQGKGTLINYAAIAGIIFGGPITSGILQNGGGFLAGLASLKFSRGAEEEADNLGAQYLYASGYDPTAMSMMFEKLASQNKKKPGSIQKMFSTHPPSLERRDDSIRIVARFPERDEYVITTSEFQRVKAHLLRLTNAKAGVSVDFDDVDDSKPTLKKRMPDADTSDDVRPGTSSSDEPPKLKKRSEPTTPPPGQ; encoded by the coding sequence ATGTTAAGGAATTACACTCGAAAGATCACCGCTGTCGCTCCGCTAGCTTTGGCGCTGCTTTGTTTTCAGGCCGCACCGCTCCGCTCCGTTGCAGCGCAGGACACACCCGGCAAGCAGCCGCAAACATCAGAGACGGATCCCAAAGAGAAGAAAAAGAGCAAAAAAGAGGCCAACGATAAAACCGCCGCTACCGCGAATACTTCGCGAGCGCTGTCTGTTAAAGACGATCCCTCTATGATCGGAAAACGCAACATCAACAGCGGAAGTGACAAATTCTTCGGTTGGCTTGGCGGTTCAAAAGATAAAGAAATGGCGATCGGCCGACAACTTGCCCTTCAGGTCGAACAGCAGGCCAAGATACTTGATGATCCGGTGATCACCGAATACGTCAACCGCATCGGACAGAACATCGTCCTCCATTCCGACGCGAAAGTACCATTCACTATTAAGGTGATCGACAGCGATGAGGTGAACGCATTTGCGCTGCCCGGCGGCTTTTTCTTCGTAAATAAGGGGCTGATACTCGCTGCTGACAACGAAGCGGAACTGGCCGGTGTGATGGCCCATGAAATAGCGCACGTATGCGCGCGCCATGCAATGGAAAATCAGGGTAAAGGCACTCTCATTAATTACGCAGCGATCGCCGGAATAATCTTCGGCGGACCTATCACCAGCGGCATTCTTCAGAACGGCGGCGGTTTCCTTGCAGGCCTCGCATCACTCAAATTCTCGCGTGGAGCCGAGGAAGAAGCCGATAATCTCGGAGCTCAATACCTTTACGCTTCCGGCTACGACCCAACAGCAATGTCGATGATGTTCGAAAAACTGGCATCACAGAACAAGAAAAAGCCGGGTTCTATCCAAAAGATGTTCTCGACGCATCCGCCGTCACTTGAACGCCGCGATGACAGCATAAGGATCGTTGCGCGCTTTCCGGAACGCGACGAATACGTGATCACAACATCCGAGTTTCAGCGTGTAAAAGCCCATCTTTTGCGGCTAACGAATGCCAAAGCCGGCGTAAGCGTCGATTTCGATGATGTCGATGACAGTAAACCAACACTTAAGAAGCGTATGCCTGATGCCGATACGAGCGACGACGTCCGCCCCGGAACGAGTTCATCCGACGAACCGCCGAAACTCAAGAAAAGGAGTGAACCGACCACACCTCCGCCGGGACAATAG